A region of Mammaliicoccus sp. Dog046 DNA encodes the following proteins:
- a CDS encoding sugar phosphate isomerase/epimerase family protein: MKIGVFTVLFQDKTFEEMLDHVAESGLKMVEIGTGGNPGNHFCNVDELLEDESKRQAFMDAIKKRGLEISAFSCHDNPVSPDKEHAKQAHETFIKSVKLASILGVPVVNTFSGIPGSDEDAKHPNWPVTPWPTAYSEILEWQWEKKLIPYWKEAAQFAKDHNVKIGIELHAGFSVHTPHTLLKLREATNDAIGANLDPSHLWWQGIDPIAAIKILGKAGAIHHFHAKDTYIDQENVNMYGLTDMQPYSSVQSRAWTFRTVGYGHSPQVWGDIISALRINGYDYVVSIEHEDPIMSVEEGFQKAAHNLQTVNINESLDNIWWA; the protein is encoded by the coding sequence ATGAAAATTGGTGTATTTACAGTACTTTTTCAAGATAAAACGTTTGAAGAAATGTTAGATCATGTTGCAGAATCTGGATTGAAAATGGTCGAAATCGGTACAGGTGGGAATCCGGGTAACCATTTTTGTAATGTAGATGAATTGTTAGAAGATGAAAGTAAAAGACAAGCATTTATGGATGCTATCAAGAAACGTGGATTAGAAATCAGTGCATTCAGTTGTCATGACAATCCTGTTTCACCAGATAAAGAACATGCTAAACAAGCACATGAAACATTTATTAAATCGGTGAAATTAGCTTCGATTCTAGGTGTCCCAGTTGTTAATACATTTTCAGGTATACCAGGTTCAGATGAAGATGCTAAACATCCAAACTGGCCAGTAACACCGTGGCCAACAGCTTACTCAGAAATATTAGAGTGGCAATGGGAGAAGAAGTTAATACCTTATTGGAAAGAAGCGGCGCAGTTTGCTAAAGATCATAACGTTAAAATAGGGATTGAACTACACGCTGGATTCTCAGTACATACACCACATACACTTTTAAAACTTAGAGAAGCGACAAACGATGCGATTGGTGCGAACTTAGATCCAAGTCATTTATGGTGGCAAGGCATTGACCCGATAGCAGCCATTAAAATATTAGGTAAAGCTGGTGCGATTCATCATTTTCATGCAAAAGATACTTATATCGACCAAGAAAATGTCAATATGTACGGATTAACAGATATGCAACCGTATAGTTCAGTTCAATCAAGAGCTTGGACATTCAGAACAGTTGGTTATGGACATAGCCCACAAGTATGGGGAGATATTATTAGTGCGTTGAGAATCAATGGATATGATTATGTCGTGAGTATAGAACATGAAGACCCAATCATGTCAGTAGAAGAAGGATTCCAAAAAGCAGCACATAATTTACAAACAGTGAATATAAACGAATCATTAGATAATATATGGTGGGCATGA
- a CDS encoding ArsR/SmtB family transcription factor, translating into MSYKELSSIFKIFSDPSRLEILDLLSCGELCACELLEHFQFSQPTLSHHMKSLIDNNLVTTRKNGNKHMYQLNHAILDDITQNLKVINTSNQRCLCKSMKSGEC; encoded by the coding sequence ATGTCTTATAAAGAACTATCATCAATATTCAAAATTTTCTCTGATCCAAGTAGATTGGAAATACTAGATTTATTATCTTGTGGTGAGTTATGTGCTTGTGAGTTGTTAGAACACTTTCAATTCTCACAACCTACCCTCAGTCATCACATGAAGTCATTAATAGATAACAATTTAGTTACTACTCGAAAAAATGGTAATAAACACATGTATCAACTTAATCACGCTATTTTAGATGATATTACTCAAAATTTAAAAGTTATTAATACATCTAATCAACGTTGCCTGTGTAAAAGTATGAAATCAGGTGAATGTTAA
- a CDS encoding IS3 family transposase (programmed frameshift) translates to MKRVAYSVETKYKVVEMKLKGYSAREIMDALNIKNESQVKVWWKWYRNGETHRFNQQVGKQYSYGKGNEEFSTVETLKIELKRKEVENEIFKKVQGIGKEVVPEVVVELVNELKSKYTVKVILEALDIPKSNYYRWKNKDFSISEDEREIIELCKKHRFTYGYRKITALLNRKNNKKINHKKVQRIMQKHKLNCKVRVKKSKRPGNPYYKTHNLLNRNFKAEKPLEVLLTDITYLPFGNTMLYLSSIMDAYNGEIVAYKIGKNQNQELVNETLKQLQLEPGAILHSDQGSVYTSYEYYALCTEKGITRSMSRKGTPADNAPIECFHASLKCETFYLNSELRSSNTIVIDIVENYIENYNKVRIQQKLGYLSPIEYRKLAA, encoded by the exons ATGAAAAGAGTGGCATATTCAGTTGAAACAAAATATAAAGTAGTAGAAATGAAACTTAAAGGATATAGCGCAAGAGAAATAATGGATGCTTTAAATATTAAAAATGAATCTCAAGTTAAAGTGTGGTGGAAATGGTATAGAAATGGGGAAACACATAGATTCAATCAACAAGTAGGTAAACAATATTCCTATGGAAAAGGAAATGAAGAATTTAGCACTGTTGAAACACTAAAAATTGAATTAAAGCGCAAAGAAGTAGAAAATGAAATTT TTAAAAAAGTACAAGGAATTGGAAAGGAAGTGGTCCCAGAAGTAGTTGTTGAATTAGTAAATGAATTGAAATCTAAATATACAGTGAAAGTCATTTTAGAAGCTTTAGATATTCCAAAATCAAATTATTACAGATGGAAAAACAAAGATTTCAGTATATCTGAGGATGAACGAGAAATTATAGAACTATGTAAGAAACATCGTTTTACATATGGTTATAGAAAAATAACTGCCTTGTTAAATAGAAAAAATAATAAAAAAATTAATCACAAGAAAGTACAAAGGATTATGCAAAAACATAAATTAAATTGTAAAGTACGCGTGAAGAAATCGAAAAGACCAGGAAACCCATATTATAAGACACATAATCTATTGAATAGAAATTTCAAAGCAGAGAAACCTTTAGAAGTACTTTTAACAGATATCACTTATTTACCCTTCGGGAATACAATGTTGTATCTTTCATCTATCATGGATGCTTACAATGGTGAAATTGTGGCATATAAAATTGGTAAAAACCAAAATCAAGAATTAGTAAATGAGACATTAAAACAACTTCAATTGGAACCAGGAGCTATATTACATAGTGATCAAGGAAGTGTGTATACTTCTTATGAATACTATGCCCTATGTACAGAAAAAGGCATTACCAGAAGCATGTCCCGTAAGGGAACGCCAGCTGATAATGCCCCAATAGAATGTTTTCATGCCTCTCTAAAGTGTGAAACATTCTACTTAAACAGTGAGCTTAGAAGCTCTAATACTATTGTAATAGATATTGTCGAAAATTACATTGAAAACTATAATAAAGTTAGAATTCAACAAAAACTAGGCTACTTATCCCCTATAGAATATAGGAAATTAGCAGCCTAG